The Sulfurospirillum halorespirans DSM 13726 genome has a window encoding:
- a CDS encoding argininosuccinate synthase domain-containing protein, translating into MKALVLYSGGLDSMLAMKLLSDQGIEVIALHINIGFGIKEDHYETLKRRSAIAGATLEVIDVRDHFLQEILFSPKHGYGKQFNPCIDCHGFMFTVAKSLLPRYGASFIATGEVVGQRPMSQNKDALRLVKKIANDIDEDIILRPLCAQVMEETKPEREGWVDRSRLLGFNGRGRHAQLALAKELGWEDFPTPAGGCLLTDVQFTARMRDFIAHDTFAKEDIDVLKNGRHFRLPDGAKLVIGRNEHENDFLDSLHNSKFNLLHVSGEMNAPSSLLSKNASESDEAIACRMVLSFTKAIPEQTYALNLGEKVLHAMPYASKEESKKYLI; encoded by the coding sequence ATGAAAGCATTAGTACTCTATAGTGGCGGGCTTGACAGCATGCTCGCGATGAAACTCTTAAGCGATCAGGGCATTGAAGTCATTGCTCTGCACATTAACATTGGATTTGGTATCAAAGAAGACCATTATGAAACACTCAAACGTCGTTCCGCCATCGCAGGGGCAACACTCGAAGTGATCGATGTGCGCGATCATTTTCTTCAAGAAATTCTCTTTAGCCCCAAACACGGCTATGGCAAACAGTTCAATCCGTGCATCGACTGTCATGGGTTTATGTTCACGGTCGCAAAATCCCTGCTTCCACGCTATGGCGCTTCGTTTATTGCAACCGGTGAAGTGGTTGGACAGCGCCCTATGAGCCAAAACAAAGACGCGTTACGTCTTGTAAAAAAGATCGCCAATGACATTGATGAAGACATCATTCTTCGTCCACTCTGCGCACAAGTGATGGAAGAGACCAAGCCTGAACGTGAAGGGTGGGTTGATCGAAGCAGGCTTTTAGGCTTTAATGGAAGAGGACGTCATGCACAACTTGCCCTTGCCAAAGAGCTTGGCTGGGAAGATTTCCCTACACCTGCAGGCGGATGTTTGTTGACCGATGTGCAATTTACCGCCCGTATGCGAGACTTCATAGCGCATGACACCTTTGCCAAAGAGGACATTGACGTGCTAAAAAATGGAAGGCATTTTAGGCTTCCTGATGGTGCGAAATTGGTCATTGGGCGCAATGAACACGAGAACGATTTTCTTGATTCCCTACACAATTCCAAGTTTAATCTTTTACATGTAAGCGGTGAAATGAATGCGCCAAGTTCCCTTCTTTCCAAAAATGCTTCCGAATCAGATGAAGCAATTGCGTGTCGGATGGTGCTTAGTTTTACCAAAGCCATTCCAGAGCAAACCTACGCACTGAATCTTGGCGAAAAAGTTCTTCATGCGATGCCTTATGCAAGTAAAGAGGAGAGTAAAAAATATCTTATATAG
- a CDS encoding response regulator gives MGLSNKMIFLVVDDSKISRKWLIEMIPKKILENAEIIEGCNGEEAIALYTEYQPDVVFLDITMPVLDGFEALERIRTLNKDALVVMISADRQKSTKEKVLSLGASALISKPIDEEEFRTTLLKLVF, from the coding sequence ATGGGCTTATCGAACAAAATGATTTTTTTAGTCGTGGATGATTCAAAAATATCACGAAAATGGCTTATCGAAATGATTCCAAAAAAGATCCTTGAAAATGCAGAAATCATCGAAGGTTGCAATGGTGAAGAGGCAATTGCACTCTACACGGAGTATCAACCCGATGTCGTTTTTTTAGATATTACGATGCCTGTTTTAGATGGTTTTGAGGCATTGGAGCGTATTCGCACACTGAATAAAGATGCACTGGTGGTGATGATCTCTGCTGATCGTCAAAAAAGCACGAAAGAGAAAGTTTTAAGCCTTGGTGCTTCGGCACTGATCTCAAAACCTATTGATGAAGAAGAATTTCGTACAACCTTACTAAAGTTGGTATTTTAA
- a CDS encoding chemotaxis protein CheC — translation MVTSYFNPQQEDVLKELINVSFGLSASLIGDMLDNHAKLHIPDISNIAIHNLDDKIIEVLEEDSEFYLTKQRFLGSFNGEVLFVFNRYSARMFCNLLLKQELSEENDIKSSILELTNIITSACIGKFCEIIHGETIFKVPSIEKREISKMDKYDKIEGYDNVIVIKTALDIEKENILGHMFILLNNEMLDHLKNTIDKI, via the coding sequence ATGGTAACATCCTATTTTAACCCTCAACAAGAAGATGTTTTAAAAGAGCTAATTAACGTCTCTTTTGGACTCTCTGCCTCTTTAATTGGCGATATGCTCGACAACCATGCAAAACTACACATTCCTGATATTTCAAATATTGCCATCCACAATTTAGATGATAAAATCATCGAAGTCTTAGAAGAAGATTCTGAGTTTTACCTGACAAAGCAACGCTTTTTAGGCTCTTTTAATGGCGAAGTCCTTTTTGTCTTTAATCGTTACTCAGCACGCATGTTTTGCAATCTTTTGCTAAAGCAAGAGTTGAGCGAAGAAAACGATATCAAATCCTCTATTTTAGAGCTAACCAATATCATAACCTCAGCGTGTATTGGAAAATTTTGTGAGATCATTCATGGCGAGACGATCTTTAAAGTCCCTTCCATCGAAAAACGTGAAATCTCTAAGATGGACAAATACGACAAAATCGAAGGGTATGACAATGTCATTGTTATCAAAACTGCCCTTGATATCGAAAAAGAGAATATCTTAGGGCATATGTTTATACTTCTGAATAACGAAATGCTCGATCATCTCAAAAATACGATTGATAAGATTTAA
- a CDS encoding diguanylate cyclase domain-containing protein gives MINCEKIIDSINVGILTIDADLKIYSVNKWFAVHSDIDAEQTIGKNLLDLFELSPEHLKSLKRHIKAALTLGGPSFFTADANHYLFPMKNSTTTKSIFEFMQQDITIMPYNSEQKQVTVLIYDQTSLMEEKAKCNKESEELANANRVANATIRKLETAKNKLLKQKEIIYKQAHYDHLTSLANRTLLTQRMQLLIENNQNSGKKFGVLFLDLDNFKEINDTLGHDVGDMILIHVAKTLLLATRKSDTVARFGGDEFIILVDDIGEENNLNHIASKLIQAITQPIRIRNFDLHVTTSIGISLFPNHGVDFNQLIKNADLALYVAKAEGRNTYKIHHQSK, from the coding sequence ATGATAAACTGCGAAAAAATAATTGATTCAATTAATGTGGGTATTTTAACGATTGATGCTGATCTTAAGATCTACTCTGTCAACAAATGGTTTGCCGTACACAGCGACATTGACGCTGAACAGACCATCGGGAAAAATCTTCTTGATCTGTTCGAGCTCTCACCTGAGCACCTCAAATCTCTAAAACGCCATATCAAAGCGGCGCTCACACTGGGCGGTCCCTCTTTTTTTACAGCCGATGCAAATCACTATCTTTTTCCTATGAAAAACTCCACCACAACGAAATCCATTTTTGAGTTTATGCAGCAAGATATCACGATTATGCCTTACAATAGCGAGCAAAAGCAGGTCACTGTGCTTATTTACGACCAAACCAGTTTGATGGAAGAAAAAGCCAAATGCAATAAAGAGAGTGAAGAGCTTGCCAATGCTAACAGGGTTGCGAATGCGACGATTCGCAAACTTGAAACGGCTAAAAATAAACTGTTGAAACAAAAAGAGATCATCTACAAGCAAGCGCATTATGACCACCTAACGTCCTTAGCCAACCGAACCTTGCTCACACAACGCATGCAACTTTTGATCGAAAACAACCAAAACAGCGGTAAGAAATTTGGTGTTCTCTTTTTGGATCTGGATAATTTCAAAGAGATTAATGACACACTCGGACATGATGTGGGCGATATGATTTTGATTCATGTAGCAAAAACGCTGCTGTTAGCCACGAGGAAGAGCGATACAGTTGCGCGTTTTGGAGGGGATGAGTTTATTATTTTAGTCGATGATATTGGCGAAGAGAACAATCTCAATCACATCGCTAGCAAGCTGATTCAAGCCATCACCCAACCCATTCGCATTCGAAACTTCGATTTACATGTAACGACCAGTATTGGCATTAGCCTCTTCCCAAATCATGGTGTTGACTTTAACCAGCTTATCAAAAATGCCGACCTTGCCCTTTATGTTGCCAAAGCAGAAGGTCGAAATACCTACAAAATCCATCACCAATCCAAATAA
- a CDS encoding response regulator: MYKVLIVDDNDNNRLTLNLLLEEVDGIEIFEAEDGQVAVEMCVKNHFDLIFMDIMMPVLDGFEATQFIKQVNKKSMIIALSALDDDTSKNRMLSLGAEDYLTKPLNAEHFLQRIRQYLRIIALRNKQIHKFSSALNPFNAHVFHRNITFRIDDEEALAQFWDYWLNCEKNIINLSDCVRLIYGFGLWLLKHEYECSIVMEESEEKLYMMLLHVKPLNGNIIKNILLKHFANAKYILSNDMLTFQLDKEIKRDTTSSSVEMSDETKKILSKTHDNVQSAVDYINSTAISFLSKIDGLEIINDDTDKAILVFEKEPNKRNLSVIYENFQEYAEILAELMEFEHLGFAVRTLIDFLGTLTEEQFDTDKSKRLSAMLLNLLHDLSSWRENVFITQVARDIHYLDSSLLSSCIQIEAIFDEKSLDPTHDDDIEFF, encoded by the coding sequence ATGTATAAAGTGTTGATTGTTGACGATAATGATAATAACAGGCTCACGCTCAATCTTTTGCTTGAAGAGGTGGATGGCATCGAAATCTTTGAAGCTGAAGATGGGCAAGTTGCCGTAGAAATGTGTGTTAAAAACCATTTTGATCTGATTTTTATGGACATTATGATGCCCGTTTTAGATGGTTTTGAGGCGACGCAATTCATTAAACAGGTCAATAAAAAGAGTATGATCATCGCCCTTAGTGCCCTTGATGATGATACCTCAAAAAACAGAATGCTCTCTTTGGGTGCAGAAGATTACCTCACCAAACCGCTGAATGCCGAGCATTTTTTACAACGTATCAGACAGTATTTACGCATTATTGCCTTGCGCAATAAACAGATTCATAAATTCTCAAGTGCTCTGAATCCTTTTAATGCCCATGTGTTTCACCGAAACATTACTTTTCGTATTGATGACGAAGAGGCATTGGCTCAGTTTTGGGACTATTGGCTCAATTGTGAGAAAAATATTATCAATCTAAGTGACTGCGTGCGTCTTATTTATGGCTTTGGTTTATGGCTGTTAAAACATGAATACGAATGCAGTATTGTCATGGAGGAGAGCGAAGAAAAACTCTACATGATGCTTTTACATGTAAAGCCACTAAACGGCAATATCATTAAAAATATTTTGCTCAAACATTTTGCCAATGCCAAGTATATTCTCTCCAATGACATGCTCACGTTCCAGCTGGATAAAGAGATCAAGCGCGATACAACCTCAAGTAGTGTAGAGATGAGTGATGAGACCAAAAAAATCCTCTCTAAAACGCACGATAACGTGCAAAGTGCTGTGGATTATATCAACTCTACGGCGATCTCCTTTCTTTCAAAAATTGATGGTTTAGAGATCATTAATGACGATACCGACAAAGCTATTTTAGTATTTGAAAAAGAGCCCAATAAGCGCAATTTATCGGTTATTTATGAAAATTTCCAAGAGTATGCCGAAATTTTAGCGGAATTGATGGAGTTTGAGCATTTAGGTTTTGCGGTAAGGACGTTGATTGATTTTCTAGGAACGCTCACTGAAGAGCAATTTGATACCGACAAATCCAAACGCCTCTCCGCCATGCTGCTCAATCTTCTGCACGATCTCTCTTCATGGCGAGAAAATGTGTTTATAACCCAAGTGGCACGCGATATTCACTATCTTGACTCATCCCTTTTGAGTTCGTGCATTCAAATAGAAGCCATTTTTGATGAGAAGAGCCTCGATCCAACTCATGATGATGATATAGAGTTCTTTTGA